The following proteins come from a genomic window of Endozoicomonas sp. Mp262:
- a CDS encoding hemolysin III family protein: protein MSKGSERLQTQAEEVANSVSHGIGFVSAVVATPFLIIHAAGQENTGFLVGASIFCGTLIFLYLSSTLYHALPVGLPKRVFRVIEHAAIFLLIAGTYTPFTLGVLYGVWGWSIFGAIWGMAAIGVGLKVFSRGSWPILSTLLYLLMGWLIVVAVDPLLVKVPEAGLFLLLSGGLFYTVGVYFFATDSQLLFGHLIWHLFVMAGTVCHYFAIYWYAA, encoded by the coding sequence ATGTCTAAAGGCTCTGAGCGTCTGCAAACGCAGGCTGAGGAAGTAGCAAATAGCGTTAGTCATGGTATTGGGTTCGTTTCTGCAGTGGTTGCTACACCATTTCTTATTATTCATGCAGCGGGGCAGGAAAACACAGGATTTCTGGTTGGTGCCAGTATTTTCTGTGGAACGCTGATTTTTTTATATCTTTCATCGACTCTCTATCATGCCTTACCCGTTGGGCTTCCTAAGCGTGTTTTTAGAGTGATTGAACATGCGGCAATTTTTCTACTGATTGCGGGTACTTACACACCGTTTACATTAGGGGTTCTTTATGGTGTATGGGGATGGTCGATTTTTGGTGCTATTTGGGGGATGGCTGCAATAGGGGTTGGCTTGAAGGTTTTTAGCCGAGGGTCATGGCCGATTTTATCCACTCTTCTTTATTTGCTTATGGGTTGGCTTATTGTTGTTGCTGTTGATCCGTTGCTGGTCAAGGTGCCTGAAGCAGGCTTGTTTTTGCTACTGTCAGGTGGTTTGTTTTACACGGTTGGTGTGTACTTTTTTGCAACAGACTCTCAGCTTTTGTTTGGTCATTTGATCTGGCATCTATTTGTAATGGCCGGTACAGTGTGCCATTACTTTGCCATCTACTGGTACGCTGCTTGA